One part of the Planctomycetaceae bacterium genome encodes these proteins:
- a CDS encoding endonuclease/exonuclease/phosphatase family protein yields MRYVIAVILFTLAPATAYADEILRVASFNINWGNVDLADIARAIGDSDADVVCLQESTPESEGFLSRQFAQKYPHMSFDGDARKFAAGRFGFLSRHRLSDSRFIPAEHGLFGTYIVNVNQGAQKIQVVNVHLSPFRVPRDASVPQVLGWLTAVEAEHAKEIEVIAGVIDPGAPTVVCGDFNSISTLSAPSRLRELGLTDSFSAVTENADAHPTWRWPVGRTHIQFRIDYVFCTDHFESLSSRIVPTTGSDHSLLVTELRHAGVQDN; encoded by the coding sequence ATGCGGTACGTGATTGCAGTCATTCTCTTCACGCTCGCGCCGGCAACTGCGTATGCCGACGAAATCCTGCGAGTGGCGTCATTCAACATCAATTGGGGAAACGTCGACCTGGCCGACATCGCAAGGGCGATTGGTGATTCCGATGCTGATGTGGTCTGTCTTCAGGAATCAACACCCGAGTCCGAAGGCTTCCTGTCTCGACAGTTTGCGCAAAAATATCCGCACATGAGTTTCGATGGAGACGCCCGGAAGTTTGCGGCAGGCCGTTTTGGATTCTTGTCCAGACATCGTCTCTCCGACAGTCGGTTCATTCCCGCCGAACACGGACTGTTCGGGACATACATTGTGAACGTAAACCAGGGGGCTCAGAAGATTCAGGTGGTCAACGTCCACTTGAGCCCTTTTCGCGTCCCTCGCGACGCCTCAGTCCCACAGGTTCTTGGCTGGTTAACCGCCGTCGAAGCCGAGCACGCGAAGGAAATCGAAGTTATCGCCGGCGTGATTGACCCCGGTGCACCGACGGTTGTCTGCGGTGACTTCAACAGCATCTCAACGCTATCGGCTCCGAGCCGGCTGCGCGAACTTGGTTTGACGGACAGTTTTTCCGCCGTCACAGAGAATGCCGATGCGCACCCGACGTGGCGCTGGCCTGTGGGAAGAACCCACATCCAGTTCAGAATCGACTATGTGTTCTGCACAGATCATTTCGAATCGCTCTCGTCCAGGATCGTACCAACCACCGGGTCAGACCATTCACTTCTCGTCACCGAATTGCGCCACGCCGGTGTGCAGGACAACTAA
- a CDS encoding phosphoribosylanthranilate isomerase codes for MWIKICGITNPEDAAVACDAGADAVGLNFFPGSRRFVDASRAARIRRGVGDRAEVIGVFVNSSADEICRVVGDVGLTGVQFHGDEPPDLIAAVQNRLPGTRLIRAIRVDSDGSQTVDRHLEQLADRGVVPDAILVDAFVAGEFGGTGKRVDANLLRQSFRENWPPLILAGGLTPENVESAITEVRPWGVDTASGVETSPGKKSPEKVKAFLEAARAANCGDAVR; via the coding sequence ATGTGGATCAAAATCTGCGGCATTACGAATCCGGAAGACGCTGCGGTCGCCTGCGATGCCGGAGCGGATGCCGTTGGACTGAACTTCTTTCCCGGATCCAGACGATTCGTGGATGCCTCCCGCGCGGCGCGGATTCGTCGCGGGGTCGGTGACCGAGCCGAAGTGATCGGCGTGTTTGTGAATTCTTCCGCGGACGAGATCTGCCGCGTTGTCGGCGATGTCGGACTGACGGGAGTTCAGTTCCACGGCGACGAACCACCGGATTTGATCGCCGCGGTTCAGAATCGGCTGCCGGGGACCAGGCTGATTCGGGCCATCCGCGTTGACAGCGACGGTTCGCAGACCGTCGATCGCCACCTGGAACAGCTTGCGGACAGGGGAGTCGTTCCGGACGCGATTCTGGTGGACGCCTTCGTTGCCGGAGAATTCGGAGGTACCGGAAAACGAGTCGACGCGAACCTGCTGAGACAGTCATTCAGGGAAAACTGGCCGCCGCTGATTCTGGCAGGCGGCCTGACACCGGAGAATGTCGAATCGGCGATCACCGAAGTCCGCCCGTGGGGAGTCGACACGGCAAGTGGTGTCGAGACGTCCCCCGGAAAAAAGTCACCTGAGAAAGTGAAGGCGTTTCTGGAAGCGGCCCGAGCAGCCAACTGCGGTGACGCTGTTCGCTGA
- a CDS encoding GDSL-type esterase/lipase family protein: protein MTHVFPRQMVAVLPAVAAMLLLSVSVQANEPLTLQPGDRVCVIGNTLAERMQHFGYFETLLHAKFPGHNLVVRNLGYSGDEVRFRPRSKGFGTPDQHLTMQQADVVLAFFGFNESFSGPEGLPTFEAELDAFVTHTLEQKYNGESVPRLVLVSPIAAEDTGNPHLPDASATNVNLQLYTQAMQGIADRHGVPFVDLMGPTLDLYIQHDENLTLNSVHLSEDGYKTLAPVLMHQLFNREPWRALGSPTSDGSGDAPGTAQQDRKPAENKQAATNQLPPERRAPQGSRLNMASYSQSFVPLRAEVLEKNFHFFHRYRAVNGYYIYGGRSQLDHGNPPFTDSYVVENERAKLDEMVSLRDQRIWAVARGETVPAEIDDSATRPLYDVPTNFHQPVRILPPEEAKQKFVLADGYDVNLFASEVEFPDLKNPVQMTFDLKGRCWVATMPSYPQYLPPNKPDDKILVLEDTDGDGRADKQTVFADGLHLPTGFELGDGGAYVAQEPNLIHIRDTNGDLVGDERRIVLHGFDSADSHHAIGAFTWGPGGGLYMHEGTFHVTSVETPYGPVRNAFGGVYRFDPTREKFETFIHYNFANPWGSAFDEWGNMFVADASGGENYFATPLSTRAPQYTGQDDFGPFRFAYQEQIQQWFPKRVRPTSGCEFVSSRHFPPEAQGNFLLNNVIGFQGILQHTVKEVGSGFEGKEIEPLLYSTDRNFRPVDLEFGGDGALYVVDWFNPLIGHMQHSLRDPNRDKTHGRIWRITAKGRDLLTPPDVADNDIEGLVELLAEPEYRTRYRARLKLRKFDTLEVAIALERWLERSVKERPRHDHNILEALWVLQHHDTVSSSNPILRSMANWYLLLCITSDDYHVRAAATRICGHWWHAIDELIAAAQLDEEPARAVFPTRFERHSREGSHPPNMPEGLTGLGLLRSAVNDKHPRVRLEAIRACSFFETPEAAEIALEALKHPTDYYIDYTLRHTIRRLEPYWMPALGTGQPFAVGNPKGIEYIVSRVPTSDLLGMKRSEPVYTELLTRDGIVHSYRMEAINGLAQLRGTDPVTETLSAIRRLDESELEQADRVIADMTHMIGMTKPTDLKPKRDQIASLSESANRGITRKVATVALVAADGSADQLWDDAKSNAVKLNALLEAVPLIQNAGVRESLYDRIQPLLTSASGDSAESIRRSAAVALASIPNHDVESFRSLKPLMVQPDFRDIAVRAAQKLNRRELPPNETRPVIDELIKWIESVPPTDRTAGDVLDAIQLARDLSTTLPREEALDLRRRISDLAVDVFIVRPVPHRMIYDRTDLYVQAGRPFEIVLDNVDIMPHNLVVTQPDSRTEVGLLAEQMGASPDAFARNFIPDSDKILRGTNMLQPGGSQKLQLTAPTEPADLQFVCTFPGHWRTMWGTLHVVADVSDIPFDQSNPAGEVEAGEMPQRQFVRKWKLEELEPALANLNEGRVFVRGNSLFKELSCLQCHRMKGQGGDVGPDLTIVGEKLAAGTISPKDLLRAILQPSNEIEPKYRTQIIVTGDGRLHGGIVVEETDDHIRLAHSPLDQTKHVVDILKADIDERSESMISVMPEGLLDTLTRDEVLDLLAWIIAGGDSGHPAFSRSVLNSPDASEVCSLPAEER from the coding sequence GTGACACACGTCTTCCCACGACAGATGGTCGCTGTCTTGCCGGCCGTTGCCGCGATGCTGCTTCTTTCGGTGTCTGTTCAGGCCAACGAACCTCTGACGCTGCAACCCGGCGATCGCGTCTGCGTGATCGGCAATACGCTGGCCGAACGGATGCAGCATTTCGGCTACTTCGAAACGCTGCTGCATGCGAAGTTTCCAGGTCACAATCTGGTCGTGCGGAATCTGGGATATTCCGGCGACGAAGTTCGCTTTCGCCCGCGATCGAAGGGATTTGGAACTCCCGACCAGCACCTGACAATGCAGCAGGCCGACGTCGTTCTGGCGTTCTTCGGCTTCAATGAATCGTTCAGCGGGCCGGAAGGACTGCCTACATTCGAAGCCGAGCTTGATGCGTTCGTCACTCATACGCTGGAACAGAAATACAACGGTGAATCAGTTCCCCGGCTGGTGCTGGTGTCTCCCATCGCGGCTGAAGACACCGGGAATCCTCACCTGCCGGACGCCTCCGCGACAAACGTCAACCTGCAACTTTACACGCAAGCCATGCAGGGAATCGCCGACAGGCACGGCGTGCCGTTCGTCGACCTCATGGGCCCGACGCTCGATTTGTACATCCAGCACGACGAAAACCTGACGCTCAACAGCGTGCATCTTTCCGAAGACGGTTACAAGACGCTGGCTCCGGTGCTGATGCATCAACTGTTTAACCGCGAGCCCTGGCGAGCGCTTGGCTCACCGACTTCCGACGGCAGCGGGGACGCACCTGGAACAGCACAACAAGACCGCAAGCCCGCAGAAAACAAGCAAGCCGCAACCAATCAGCTGCCGCCAGAGCGACGCGCTCCCCAGGGGTCGCGGTTAAACATGGCAAGCTACTCCCAGTCCTTCGTACCCCTTCGCGCAGAGGTTCTCGAAAAAAACTTCCACTTCTTCCACCGCTACCGAGCCGTCAACGGCTACTACATCTACGGCGGTCGGTCTCAGCTTGACCACGGCAACCCGCCGTTCACGGATTCGTATGTCGTCGAAAACGAACGAGCCAAACTCGATGAAATGGTATCGCTGCGAGATCAGCGGATCTGGGCGGTCGCTCGCGGCGAAACGGTTCCCGCCGAAATTGATGACAGTGCGACTCGGCCGCTGTACGACGTGCCGACCAATTTCCACCAGCCCGTGCGAATTCTGCCGCCCGAAGAAGCGAAACAGAAATTCGTTCTGGCCGACGGATACGACGTCAATCTGTTCGCCAGCGAAGTTGAATTCCCCGATCTGAAGAACCCGGTGCAAATGACGTTCGATCTGAAGGGCCGCTGCTGGGTCGCGACGATGCCGTCGTATCCTCAGTACCTGCCGCCGAACAAACCCGACGACAAGATTCTTGTTCTGGAAGACACCGACGGCGACGGCAGAGCCGACAAGCAAACCGTCTTCGCCGACGGGCTGCACCTGCCGACCGGTTTTGAACTCGGCGACGGAGGAGCCTATGTCGCTCAGGAACCGAACCTGATTCATATTCGTGACACAAACGGCGACCTGGTCGGCGACGAACGCCGAATCGTGCTGCATGGTTTCGATTCCGCCGACTCGCACCACGCCATCGGAGCGTTCACGTGGGGACCCGGCGGAGGTCTCTACATGCACGAGGGCACGTTTCATGTGACCTCCGTGGAAACGCCGTATGGACCTGTGCGAAACGCATTTGGAGGCGTCTATCGTTTCGATCCAACTCGCGAAAAGTTTGAGACCTTCATTCATTACAACTTCGCAAATCCGTGGGGCTCGGCGTTTGATGAATGGGGCAACATGTTCGTCGCGGATGCGTCCGGCGGCGAAAACTATTTCGCCACGCCGCTCAGCACTCGGGCTCCGCAGTACACCGGACAGGACGATTTCGGGCCGTTTCGTTTCGCGTATCAGGAACAAATACAGCAGTGGTTTCCCAAGCGAGTCCGGCCGACATCCGGCTGCGAATTCGTCAGCAGCCGCCACTTCCCTCCGGAAGCGCAGGGCAATTTTCTGCTGAACAATGTCATTGGCTTTCAGGGAATTCTGCAGCACACGGTGAAGGAAGTCGGCAGCGGTTTTGAAGGGAAGGAGATTGAACCGCTGCTGTACTCAACCGACCGCAACTTCCGCCCGGTGGACCTGGAATTCGGCGGCGACGGAGCGTTGTACGTGGTCGACTGGTTCAACCCGCTGATCGGCCACATGCAGCACAGTCTGCGAGATCCCAACCGAGACAAAACTCACGGCCGCATCTGGCGAATCACGGCGAAGGGAAGGGATCTCTTAACGCCGCCGGATGTTGCAGATAACGATATTGAAGGTCTGGTGGAGTTGCTGGCCGAACCGGAATATCGGACTCGCTATCGGGCGAGGCTGAAGTTGCGGAAATTCGACACACTTGAGGTAGCAATCGCGCTCGAGCGATGGTTGGAACGAAGCGTTAAGGAGCGCCCGCGTCACGATCACAACATCTTGGAAGCACTGTGGGTTTTGCAACATCACGACACCGTTTCTTCGTCGAACCCGATACTGCGCAGTATGGCAAACTGGTACCTATTGCTGTGCATAACTTCTGACGACTATCACGTCAGAGCTGCTGCAACGCGGATATGCGGACACTGGTGGCATGCCATCGATGAACTCATTGCAGCGGCCCAATTGGACGAGGAGCCCGCAAGAGCGGTCTTTCCCACGAGATTTGAACGGCATTCGCGGGAAGGATCTCATCCACCAAACATGCCGGAGGGCCTGACTGGATTGGGATTGCTTCGCAGCGCTGTGAATGACAAGCACCCGCGAGTCCGTCTTGAAGCCATTCGAGCGTGTAGCTTCTTCGAAACGCCGGAAGCTGCCGAGATCGCTCTCGAAGCTCTCAAACATCCCACCGACTACTACATCGACTACACGTTGCGGCACACGATCCGCCGACTCGAACCGTACTGGATGCCGGCGCTGGGTACCGGGCAGCCGTTCGCGGTCGGCAACCCAAAAGGCATCGAATACATCGTCAGCCGGGTTCCCACGTCCGATCTGTTGGGCATGAAACGCAGCGAACCGGTTTACACCGAATTGCTGACGCGAGACGGCATCGTTCACAGTTACCGCATGGAAGCGATCAACGGCCTGGCCCAACTGCGGGGCACCGATCCGGTCACCGAAACTCTGTCCGCAATCCGGCGACTGGACGAATCTGAATTGGAACAGGCCGATCGAGTCATCGCCGACATGACTCACATGATCGGCATGACGAAACCCACTGATCTGAAACCCAAACGAGATCAGATTGCATCGCTGTCCGAATCCGCCAATCGCGGCATCACTCGAAAAGTGGCAACGGTCGCTTTGGTCGCCGCCGATGGTTCCGCCGATCAGTTGTGGGACGATGCAAAGTCAAACGCGGTGAAGCTCAACGCGTTGCTGGAAGCTGTCCCGCTGATTCAAAACGCCGGCGTTCGAGAATCGCTGTACGATCGAATCCAGCCGCTGCTGACTTCCGCGTCCGGCGATTCGGCTGAGTCCATTCGACGTTCCGCAGCCGTTGCTCTCGCTTCGATCCCGAACCACGACGTCGAATCCTTCCGTTCGCTGAAGCCGCTGATGGTTCAGCCGGACTTCCGCGACATCGCCGTCCGGGCCGCTCAGAAGCTGAACCGCAGGGAACTGCCGCCGAATGAAACTCGTCCGGTCATCGACGAACTCATCAAATGGATCGAATCCGTTCCGCCGACGGATCGCACTGCGGGAGACGTCCTGGACGCGATCCAGCTTGCCCGCGATCTGTCAACCACGCTGCCTCGGGAAGAAGCCCTCGACCTGCGCCGCAGAATCAGCGACCTGGCCGTCGACGTGTTCATCGTGCGGCCGGTGCCTCATCGCATGATTTACGACCGCACCGACCTGTATGTCCAGGCGGGCAGGCCGTTTGAGATCGTGCTGGACAACGTGGACATCATGCCGCACAACCTTGTGGTCACACAGCCCGATTCGCGGACGGAAGTCGGACTGCTGGCCGAACAAATGGGAGCGTCGCCCGATGCGTTCGCCAGAAATTTCATTCCCGACAGCGACAAAATTCTGCGCGGCACGAACATGCTGCAGCCGGGCGGGAGTCAAAAGCTGCAACTGACGGCTCCGACGGAACCAGCCGATCTGCAGTTCGTGTGCACGTTCCCCGGACACTGGCGAACGATGTGGGGAACGCTGCACGTGGTGGCCGACGTCAGCGACATCCCGTTCGATCAGTCGAACCCGGCAGGCGAAGTTGAGGCCGGCGAGATGCCTCAGCGGCAGTTCGTTCGCAAGTGGAAGCTGGAGGAACTCGAACCGGCACTCGCCAACCTGAACGAAGGCCGCGTGTTCGTTCGCGGGAATTCGCTGTTCAAAGAACTTTCCTGCCTGCAGTGCCACCGGATGAAGGGTCAGGGCGGCGACGTTGGCCCGGACCTCACGATCGTCGGCGAGAAACTCGCTGCCGGAACGATTTCACCGAAGGATCTGTTGCGGGCGATTCTGCAGCCGTCGAATGAGATCGAACCGAAGTATCGGACTCAGATCATCGTCACCGGCGACGGGCGACTGCACGGCGGAATTGTCGTCGAAGAAACCGACGATCACATCCGGCTCGCGCACAGCCCGCTGGATCAGACGAAACATGTTGTCGACATTCTGAAGGCCGACATCGACGAACGCAGTGAGTCGATGATTTCCGTCATGCCGGAAGGGCTGCTGGACACGCTGACTCGCGACGAAGTGCTTGATCTGCTGGCATGGATCATCGCCGGGGGCGATTCCGGGCATCCGGCATTCAGCCGCAGTGTGTTGAATTCGCCCGATGCCTCGGAAGTCTGTTCGCTTCCGGCGGAAGAACGGTGA
- a CDS encoding lysophospholipid acyltransferase family protein has product MSPRKINSMDARKLRYLAEYGVFCCLVFCLRCLPVATAGRVADSVAWFVRLLPRRLTRFQVAADNIRTAFGEDTPDAEVDRIVLGMWQHLFRMVCEIIQLQRRFRLDRCGSYLDFYQRNECVQAALSGRPVLFLGGHFGNWEISVNTFGHFGFPMGVVARDLDNPYLHRWFLKFRESSGNWMISKSGAGNELVEVMEAGGMAALLCDQDAGRRGVFADFFGRPASTFKSIGLLALQYDALIVVGGAYRLPADQQRNTNWVRFNLATQQIIDSREFRDVESLTQQFTSALEDLIRKAPEQYFWVHRRWKTALPEKRAAKRRQAA; this is encoded by the coding sequence ATGTCGCCGCGAAAGATCAACAGCATGGATGCTCGAAAACTTCGATACCTGGCCGAATACGGTGTGTTCTGCTGCCTGGTTTTCTGTCTGCGCTGCCTGCCGGTCGCGACGGCCGGGCGAGTCGCGGATTCGGTGGCATGGTTCGTTCGACTGCTGCCCCGCAGACTCACGCGATTCCAGGTGGCCGCTGACAACATTCGCACGGCGTTTGGCGAAGACACGCCGGACGCCGAAGTTGACCGCATCGTGCTGGGAATGTGGCAACACCTGTTCCGGATGGTGTGTGAAATTATTCAGTTGCAGCGTCGATTTCGCCTGGACCGCTGCGGCAGTTATCTGGATTTTTATCAGCGGAACGAATGTGTGCAGGCGGCACTCAGCGGGCGACCGGTGCTGTTTCTGGGAGGCCACTTCGGCAACTGGGAGATTTCCGTCAACACGTTCGGCCACTTTGGTTTTCCGATGGGCGTCGTCGCGCGCGACCTGGACAACCCGTACCTGCATCGCTGGTTTCTGAAGTTTCGGGAATCCAGCGGCAACTGGATGATCTCCAAGAGCGGCGCGGGAAATGAGCTTGTGGAGGTGATGGAAGCCGGCGGCATGGCGGCCTTGCTGTGCGATCAGGACGCCGGGCGGCGGGGAGTCTTCGCCGATTTTTTCGGTAGACCGGCGTCGACGTTCAAGTCGATCGGACTGCTGGCTCTGCAGTACGACGCATTGATTGTCGTCGGTGGAGCGTACCGGCTGCCCGCCGATCAGCAGCGCAACACAAACTGGGTTCGGTTCAATCTGGCCACGCAGCAGATCATCGACAGCCGCGAATTTCGCGATGTGGAGTCTCTGACGCAGCAGTTCACGTCGGCACTGGAAGACCTGATCCGGAAGGCGCCGGAACAGTACTTCTGGGTTCATCGCCGCTGGAAAACAGCGTTGCCGGAAAAGCGAGCGGCAAAGCGTCGCCAGGCCGCGTGA
- a CDS encoding DNA polymerase III subunit, which produces MLTDWRQLRGHAEQRELFRRSLQRGRLSHAYVLAGPEGIGKRQFARLLAKSVFCRNHDIEELDVCGDCRACRAFEHNAWPDYHELSLLSGKNEIVMSQMVGDDDKRGREGLCFELAMAPQASDRRVAVINDASRMNAATSNALLKTLEEPPAQALILLICDDPDALLPTIRSRCQLVRFFPLPQPDVTDILLAEGSVESDDEATAVASLSEGSLETARQLLSPELRQLRTAVAEQLALLDRMKPLETAAQVTSGIEQISSGVPEQRQNAQWLLKFVADAIRTRLKNLAAGEMSDPLTERLGIRPGVDLLAPMLERTVTASQQITGMSPIRLVMDSLFDDLAQMCRRSVKRK; this is translated from the coding sequence ATGCTGACCGACTGGCGACAACTTCGGGGACACGCGGAACAGAGGGAACTCTTCCGCCGATCGCTGCAGCGCGGCCGGCTGTCTCACGCGTATGTGCTGGCCGGGCCGGAAGGAATCGGCAAGCGGCAGTTTGCCCGACTGCTCGCAAAATCCGTTTTCTGCCGCAATCACGACATCGAAGAACTGGACGTCTGCGGCGACTGCCGAGCCTGCCGGGCATTCGAACACAATGCGTGGCCTGACTACCACGAACTGAGTCTGCTGAGCGGCAAAAACGAAATCGTCATGTCGCAGATGGTCGGAGACGACGACAAGCGCGGACGCGAAGGGTTGTGTTTTGAACTGGCGATGGCGCCGCAGGCTTCCGACCGTCGAGTGGCCGTCATCAACGACGCCAGCCGCATGAACGCCGCGACCTCCAACGCACTGCTGAAGACTCTGGAAGAACCGCCGGCGCAGGCGCTGATTCTTCTGATTTGCGACGATCCGGATGCTCTGCTGCCGACAATTCGGTCGCGTTGCCAGCTTGTCCGGTTCTTCCCCCTGCCACAGCCGGACGTCACCGACATTTTGCTGGCGGAAGGCAGCGTGGAGTCCGATGACGAAGCCACGGCGGTCGCATCACTTTCCGAAGGCAGCCTGGAAACCGCCCGGCAATTGCTCAGCCCGGAACTTCGCCAACTGCGAACTGCCGTGGCCGAACAACTGGCGCTGCTGGATCGAATGAAGCCGCTGGAAACAGCCGCGCAGGTCACCAGCGGCATCGAACAGATCTCGTCGGGAGTTCCTGAACAGCGCCAGAACGCTCAGTGGCTGCTGAAGTTCGTCGCCGACGCGATTCGGACACGACTGAAAAATCTCGCCGCGGGAGAAATGTCTGACCCGCTGACCGAGCGGCTGGGAATTCGCCCCGGAGTCGACCTGCTGGCTCCCATGCTGGAACGAACCGTCACCGCGTCTCAGCAGATCACCGGCATGTCGCCCATCCGCCTGGTCATGGACTCCCTGTTCGACGACCTGGCTCAGATGTGCCGAAGGAGCGTCAAGCGAAAGTAG
- a CDS encoding aldehyde dehydrogenase family protein: MKSATLHIGEISRHSSLSWDAADAMHPISEILNRLGVTEVTAVAVGGDRIRCNGEECVATSPIDGSELARFALARPADTATAIAAAADAFLNWRSVPAPVRGHLVRRFGEILRQHKADLAAVVTWEAGKIVQEALGEVQEMIDICEFAAGLSRQLHGLTIATERPAHRMMEQWHPLGPVGVISAFNFPVAVWAWNAALALVCGDSVVWKPSEKTPLCGLACHSLLMSAAADVTDVPPGLFSVVIGGRDVGQALAADVRMPLISATGSVPMGREVAQTVARRLGRSLLELGGNNACIVTPSADPELALRGIVFAAAGTCGQRCTTLRRLIVHSQIADGLLAKLRGAYSSLPIGNPLHDGTLVGPLIDSAAGEKMMAALQAARDQGGTVFGGEYVTRNVPAGGCYVTPAIVEMPQHADIMFQETFAPILYVVRYSNFDDAIAMQNCVSQGLSSSIFTSDLKEAERFCSAAGSDCGIANVNLGPSGAEIGGAFGGEKDTGGGRESGSDSWKAYMRRATNTINFGNELPLAQGIRFG, encoded by the coding sequence TTGAAGTCTGCGACCTTGCACATCGGCGAGATCTCGCGGCATTCGTCTTTGTCGTGGGACGCTGCAGACGCGATGCATCCGATCAGCGAAATTCTGAACCGACTGGGAGTCACCGAAGTCACTGCGGTCGCAGTCGGCGGTGACCGGATTCGATGCAACGGTGAAGAATGCGTGGCGACTTCGCCGATCGACGGTTCCGAACTTGCCAGGTTCGCTCTGGCACGCCCTGCCGACACGGCCACTGCCATCGCCGCGGCGGCCGACGCCTTTCTGAATTGGCGCAGCGTTCCGGCTCCCGTGCGAGGCCACCTGGTTCGGCGCTTCGGAGAAATCCTGCGTCAACACAAGGCGGATCTGGCAGCCGTCGTGACCTGGGAAGCCGGCAAGATCGTCCAGGAAGCACTCGGCGAAGTGCAGGAAATGATCGACATCTGCGAGTTCGCCGCTGGACTCAGCCGGCAGCTTCACGGTCTGACAATTGCCACAGAACGGCCGGCTCACCGCATGATGGAACAATGGCACCCGCTCGGCCCGGTCGGCGTGATTTCGGCGTTCAATTTTCCCGTCGCGGTGTGGGCCTGGAACGCGGCGCTGGCACTGGTGTGCGGTGATTCCGTGGTGTGGAAGCCGTCCGAAAAGACGCCGTTGTGTGGGCTGGCCTGCCACAGCCTGCTGATGAGCGCCGCTGCTGATGTCACCGATGTGCCGCCGGGATTGTTCTCAGTCGTGATCGGCGGACGAGACGTCGGACAGGCTCTGGCGGCGGATGTTCGCATGCCGCTGATTTCCGCGACCGGAAGTGTGCCGATGGGGCGCGAGGTTGCTCAAACTGTCGCGCGCCGACTGGGACGAAGTCTGCTGGAACTGGGAGGCAACAACGCGTGCATCGTCACGCCGTCAGCGGATCCGGAACTGGCGTTGCGAGGCATCGTGTTCGCCGCTGCCGGAACCTGCGGACAGCGCTGCACGACTCTGCGACGGCTGATCGTTCACAGCCAAATCGCGGACGGGCTGCTGGCGAAACTTCGCGGCGCGTATTCGTCACTGCCGATCGGAAACCCGCTGCACGACGGCACTCTTGTCGGCCCGCTGATCGACTCGGCCGCCGGTGAAAAAATGATGGCCGCACTGCAGGCCGCGCGCGATCAGGGCGGAACCGTGTTCGGCGGAGAATACGTGACGCGCAATGTTCCGGCGGGCGGCTGCTATGTGACTCCGGCGATCGTCGAGATGCCGCAACACGCCGACATCATGTTCCAGGAAACCTTCGCGCCGATTCTGTACGTCGTGCGGTATTCGAATTTCGACGACGCGATCGCGATGCAGAACTGCGTGAGCCAGGGACTGTCGTCGTCGATCTTCACCAGTGACCTGAAGGAAGCGGAACGTTTCTGTTCGGCCGCCGGCAGCGACTGCGGCATCGCCAACGTCAATCTCGGTCCCAGCGGAGCAGAAATCGGCGGAGCCTTCGGCGGCGAAAAAGACACCGGCGGCGGCCGCGAATCCGGTTCCGACAGTTGGAAGGCCTACATGCGCCGAGCCACCAACACGATCAATTTCGGAAACGAACTGCCGCTGGCGCAGGGAATTCGATTCGGCTGA
- a CDS encoding SDR family oxidoreductase, translating to MKNELFDLSGDTAVVIGGTGVLGGGMADALAAFGAKVAVLGRNEERGAARVKAIEDVGGTAMFCSADAMNVSSLTAARDSVNEQLGPVSILVSAAGGNRPGATLPPGSDFCKLSTDAWNEVFDLNLVGGALLPAQVFGETMVANQRGSIINIASMAGMVPLSRVVAYSAAKAAVINFTQFLAREWATKGVRVNAISPGFFPAEQNRALLFNDDGSYTERGGQIIGHTPMARFGKPEELSGAVVWLAAHRASSFVTGQNIVVDGGFISTTI from the coding sequence ATGAAGAATGAGTTATTTGATTTGTCGGGCGATACAGCGGTCGTGATCGGGGGCACGGGAGTCCTTGGCGGCGGCATGGCGGATGCTCTGGCGGCCTTCGGAGCGAAAGTGGCGGTGCTGGGCCGCAATGAAGAACGAGGAGCGGCTCGCGTGAAAGCCATCGAAGACGTCGGCGGAACAGCAATGTTCTGTTCGGCCGATGCGATGAACGTTTCCTCCCTGACTGCCGCGCGGGATTCTGTCAACGAACAACTCGGCCCGGTCAGCATCCTGGTCAGCGCCGCGGGAGGCAATCGTCCGGGAGCCACGCTGCCTCCCGGAAGTGACTTCTGCAAATTGTCCACCGACGCGTGGAACGAAGTTTTCGATCTGAACCTTGTCGGCGGAGCACTGCTGCCGGCTCAGGTGTTCGGCGAAACGATGGTCGCCAATCAGCGCGGCAGCATCATCAACATCGCATCGATGGCCGGCATGGTTCCGCTGTCGCGAGTCGTGGCGTACTCCGCCGCGAAGGCCGCCGTCATCAACTTCACGCAGTTTCTGGCCCGTGAATGGGCGACGAAGGGCGTCCGCGTGAACGCCATCAGTCCCGGCTTCTTTCCCGCGGAACAAAACCGGGCACTGCTGTTCAACGACGACGGCAGCTACACCGAACGCGGCGGTCAGATCATCGGACATACCCCGATGGCCCGCTTCGGCAAACCGGAAGAACTGTCCGGAGCGGTCGTCTGGCTGGCGGCTCACAGGGCATCATCGTTCGTGACCGGCCAGAACATTGTGGTCGACGGCGGCTTCATCTCGACCACCATCTGA